In a single window of the Rhizobium rhizogenes genome:
- a CDS encoding ABC transporter permease: MSAFAKNPAIQRMLKIAPAYYVFALLLIVLWVSRPQMLNANVMGIFIRQVAPLGVLVLGQLLVMRVKSIDLAGGGVILLVNYFISSGQFPGMSATGFVLLALFTGTAIGLFNGFMVGKRRVSAVIVTLAVSIILVGAVQFLSSGKPPGNVPSYFNDIYNVKLGPLPLPVLFWVVLTTLLSLLLSRTVFGRYVTSVGANAEAAHFSGVPVERTVVVAHTLAGLIAGIAALVQTASIAVGSVRVGLDLPILSVAATILGGVVFGRGEGGVWGPFFGVLSFALLFVVMTSFGVSDSGKLIAQGLIILLAAIFYGLKARTN, encoded by the coding sequence ATGTCAGCCTTCGCAAAAAATCCCGCAATTCAGCGAATGCTTAAGATTGCGCCCGCCTATTATGTCTTTGCATTGCTGCTGATCGTCCTGTGGGTCTCGCGCCCGCAGATGCTGAACGCAAATGTCATGGGCATCTTCATTCGCCAGGTCGCCCCGCTCGGCGTCCTCGTTCTCGGGCAGTTGCTCGTCATGCGGGTCAAAAGTATCGACCTCGCCGGCGGCGGCGTCATCCTGCTCGTCAACTACTTCATCTCGTCCGGCCAGTTTCCCGGAATGTCGGCGACCGGTTTCGTGCTGCTCGCGCTCTTCACGGGCACCGCGATCGGGCTGTTCAACGGTTTCATGGTGGGCAAGCGCCGCGTCTCGGCTGTTATCGTGACGCTTGCGGTCAGCATCATCCTCGTTGGTGCCGTGCAGTTCCTGTCGAGCGGCAAGCCGCCGGGTAACGTGCCGAGCTACTTCAACGATATCTATAACGTCAAACTCGGCCCGCTGCCCCTCCCGGTCCTGTTCTGGGTGGTGCTGACCACGCTGCTGTCCCTGCTTCTGTCGAGAACGGTGTTCGGCCGTTACGTGACCTCGGTCGGCGCAAACGCGGAAGCAGCGCATTTCTCAGGCGTACCCGTCGAACGCACCGTCGTCGTGGCGCATACGCTGGCAGGCCTGATCGCCGGCATCGCGGCTCTCGTTCAAACGGCTTCGATCGCAGTCGGAAGCGTTCGCGTCGGCCTGGATCTGCCGATCCTTTCTGTTGCCGCAACCATTCTCGGCGGCGTGGTCTTCGGCCGCGGCGAAGGCGGCGTCTGGGGACCGTTCTTTGGTGTCCTTTCGTTCGCGCTCCTCTTTGTCGTGATGACGTCGTTCGGCGTCAGCGACTCCGGGAAGCTCATCGCGCAAGGCCTCATCATTCTCCTTGCGGCCATTTTCTACGGCCTCAAGGCGCGTACCAACTAG
- a CDS encoding sugar ABC transporter ATP-binding protein, producing the protein MANLIEMSNISKSFGGSLALDRVSLELLPGSVHALMGENGAGKSTLMKILAGVHQPDSGEIFKNGHKIAFLNPKEALDFGISTVFQEMTLLANLTIAENMFLGREPVTRFGTVDYKRMNAETGKALKELSLDLDPRTLVSNLTIAERQFVEIAHGIKADASIFILDEPTAALNAADVEILNKHIRRLRDAGKALVYISHRMDEIFQICDTVTVLKDGKLIGTRPLSEMTPTSLIAMMVGRELKDLFPARNASAACEPMLDIKHFKIGASSKPFSLHVCKGEIVALAGLEGQGQQKLLRSLVGKFQPFSGTITLNGKSLALPVPNENGVRKLQQMGVGFIPEDRKEEGLFLNLPIAHNIEIALHSARAGFSPAKNYRKLVADTIKRLNVRTINASAPVGALSGGNQQKVLLGRYIAANLDILLIEEPTRGVDIGAKSEIYKLLRDFTQNGGAVLVLSRETVELIGLCDRIYVVHGDTVVADMPAAKATEHDILDAALSA; encoded by the coding sequence ATGGCCAACCTTATAGAAATGTCGAACATTTCAAAGTCGTTTGGCGGAAGTCTGGCACTGGATAGAGTGTCGCTGGAGCTCTTGCCGGGTTCCGTCCATGCCCTGATGGGCGAGAATGGCGCTGGCAAATCGACGCTCATGAAGATCCTCGCGGGCGTTCACCAGCCTGATAGCGGCGAGATCTTCAAGAACGGACACAAGATCGCCTTCCTCAATCCGAAAGAGGCGCTCGACTTCGGCATATCGACGGTCTTCCAGGAGATGACGCTTCTGGCGAACCTGACGATCGCCGAAAACATGTTTCTCGGGCGCGAGCCCGTAACGCGCTTCGGCACCGTCGACTACAAACGGATGAATGCCGAAACCGGAAAGGCGCTGAAAGAGCTGTCGCTCGATCTTGATCCGCGGACGCTGGTTTCGAACCTCACGATTGCCGAACGGCAATTCGTCGAAATCGCCCATGGCATCAAAGCCGATGCCTCGATCTTCATTCTCGACGAGCCGACCGCCGCACTCAACGCCGCTGACGTCGAGATCCTCAACAAGCATATCCGCCGACTGCGCGATGCGGGCAAGGCCCTCGTCTACATCTCGCACCGCATGGATGAAATTTTCCAGATATGCGACACGGTCACGGTTCTGAAAGACGGCAAGCTGATCGGCACGCGCCCGCTTTCGGAAATGACGCCGACATCGCTGATCGCAATGATGGTCGGCCGGGAATTGAAGGACCTTTTCCCGGCAAGGAACGCCTCGGCAGCCTGCGAACCGATGCTCGACATCAAGCACTTCAAGATCGGCGCTTCGTCAAAGCCGTTCTCACTGCATGTTTGCAAGGGTGAGATCGTCGCACTTGCCGGGCTCGAAGGACAGGGTCAGCAAAAACTCCTCCGCTCGCTGGTCGGCAAATTCCAGCCGTTTTCCGGCACGATCACACTGAACGGAAAATCGCTGGCCTTGCCCGTGCCGAACGAGAACGGTGTGCGCAAGCTGCAGCAGATGGGCGTGGGCTTCATTCCTGAGGACCGCAAGGAGGAAGGCTTGTTCCTCAACCTCCCGATCGCGCACAATATCGAGATCGCGCTCCATTCGGCACGAGCAGGATTTTCCCCCGCGAAGAACTATCGCAAGCTCGTTGCCGACACGATCAAGCGGCTCAACGTTCGCACGATCAATGCGTCCGCGCCCGTCGGCGCGCTCTCCGGCGGCAATCAGCAGAAGGTCCTGCTTGGCCGCTATATCGCCGCCAATCTCGACATCCTCCTGATCGAGGAGCCGACGCGCGGTGTCGATATCGGCGCCAAGTCTGAAATCTACAAGCTGCTTCGCGACTTCACGCAGAACGGTGGGGCCGTGCTGGTCCTGTCGAGAGAAACTGTCGAGCTCATCGGCCTTTGCGATCGCATCTATGTCGTCCATGGCGACACGGTCGTTGCCGACATGCCCGCCGCCAAGGCGACCGAGCACGACATCCTCGACGCCGCCTTGAGCGCGTGA
- the glpD gene encoding glycerol-3-phosphate dehydrogenase: MADKIHDLFVIGGGINGCGIARDAVGRGYSVALAEMNDFASGTSSGATKLIHGGLRYLEHYEFRLVRESLMEREVLWAMAPHIIWPMRFVLPYQKGGIRPAWLIRLGLFLYDHLGGRKLLPPTAVLDMRRDEAAKPLKALFSKAFEYSDGWVDDARLVVLNARDASDKGALIMPRTKVVSARRENGLWTIETVDTVSGIAAVHRARMLVNAAGPWVDHVIRGAFGKNEARNVRLVQGSHIVVKKKFEGPRAYFFQNPDNRIIFAIPYEDEFTLIGTTDRDFSGDPKDVRISQEETEYLCKAASEYFKEPVRQDDIVWTYAGIRPLFDDGATKAQEATRDYVLKLDGFVGSEVNRAPLLNVFGGKLTTYRRLAEHALEKIGEAIGTKGAPWTAKSHLPGGDFPVQGYEAEVTKLHKAYPFLAASHARRLVRRYGTRASVLLGTAGKIEDLGRLFGSDLYEAEVLYLMAHEWARTTNDILWRRSKKGLHLSHSEVALLDQFISEIIQRQVAAQ; this comes from the coding sequence ATGGCAGATAAGATCCACGACCTGTTCGTAATCGGCGGCGGCATCAACGGTTGCGGGATCGCGCGCGACGCGGTCGGTCGCGGCTATTCGGTCGCGTTGGCGGAGATGAACGACTTTGCATCCGGCACATCATCGGGTGCCACCAAGCTCATCCATGGGGGCCTGCGTTATCTCGAACATTACGAGTTCCGGCTGGTGCGTGAATCGCTGATGGAGCGCGAAGTGCTCTGGGCGATGGCGCCGCACATCATCTGGCCGATGCGCTTCGTGCTGCCCTACCAGAAAGGCGGCATCCGCCCCGCGTGGCTGATCCGGCTCGGGCTCTTCCTTTACGACCATCTCGGCGGCCGCAAGCTGCTGCCGCCGACGGCGGTACTCGACATGCGCCGCGACGAGGCGGCCAAACCGCTGAAGGCGCTCTTCTCCAAGGCGTTTGAATATTCCGACGGCTGGGTCGACGATGCCCGCCTCGTGGTGCTCAATGCCCGCGACGCCAGCGACAAGGGCGCGCTGATCATGCCGCGCACCAAGGTTGTCTCGGCGCGGCGCGAGAACGGGCTCTGGACGATCGAGACGGTGGATACGGTCTCCGGGATCGCGGCGGTTCACCGCGCACGCATGCTCGTCAATGCGGCCGGTCCCTGGGTCGACCATGTGATCCGCGGCGCCTTCGGCAAGAATGAGGCGCGCAACGTCCGTCTCGTCCAAGGCAGCCATATCGTGGTCAAGAAGAAGTTCGAGGGGCCGCGGGCCTATTTCTTCCAGAACCCCGACAATCGCATCATCTTTGCCATTCCCTATGAGGACGAGTTCACGCTGATCGGCACCACCGATCGCGACTTCAGCGGCGATCCGAAGGACGTCAGGATCTCGCAGGAGGAGACGGAATACCTCTGCAAGGCGGCGAGCGAATATTTCAAGGAGCCGGTCAGGCAGGACGATATCGTCTGGACCTATGCAGGGATCCGCCCGCTTTTCGACGACGGCGCCACCAAGGCGCAGGAGGCAACCCGCGACTATGTGCTGAAGCTTGACGGCTTCGTCGGCAGCGAGGTCAACAGGGCTCCGCTCCTCAACGTCTTCGGCGGCAAGCTCACCACCTACCGGCGTCTGGCAGAGCACGCGTTGGAGAAGATCGGTGAGGCGATCGGCACCAAGGGGGCTCCCTGGACGGCCAAGAGCCATCTGCCGGGCGGCGACTTTCCGGTTCAAGGCTACGAGGCGGAGGTCACCAAGCTTCACAAGGCCTATCCATTCCTCGCCGCTTCGCATGCGCGCCGGCTTGTCCGCCGCTATGGCACAAGAGCATCCGTCCTTCTCGGCACTGCCGGGAAAATCGAGGATCTCGGCCGGTTGTTCGGGTCCGATCTCTACGAAGCCGAAGTGCTCTACCTGATGGCGCACGAATGGGCGCGCACGACGAATGACATTCTCTGGAGACGCTCGAAGAAGGGACTGCATCTCAGCCACAGCGAAGTGGCCCTTCTCGACCAATTCATTTCTGAGATCATCCAGCGGCAGGTTGCCGCGCAGTGA
- a CDS encoding SGNH/GDSL hydrolase family protein, with the protein MICHKGGEEMRSVLCYGDSNTHGQIPGGSPLDRYGPDERWPGVLRRELGSKWYVVEEGLSGRTTVRDDPIEGPMKNGRTYLRPCLMSHAILDLVIIMLGTNDLKARFHQPPSEVAMGIGCLVYDIRELAPGPAGKPPEIMVVAPPPMLDDIKEWEPIFFGAQEKSRRLALEFEIIADSLEVHFFDAATVAACDPRDGFHINREAHEALGTALAREVEAIGWR; encoded by the coding sequence ATGATTTGCCATAAAGGTGGGGAGGAAATGCGGTCAGTCTTATGTTACGGCGACTCGAATACGCATGGCCAGATTCCGGGCGGCTCGCCGCTCGATCGATATGGGCCGGACGAGCGCTGGCCAGGCGTTTTGAGACGGGAGCTTGGAAGCAAGTGGTATGTGGTCGAGGAGGGCTTGAGCGGCCGTACGACGGTTCGAGACGATCCGATCGAAGGCCCGATGAAGAATGGCCGAACCTACCTCCGGCCATGCCTCATGAGCCACGCAATCCTCGATCTCGTCATCATCATGCTCGGGACGAACGACCTGAAAGCCCGTTTCCACCAGCCTCCCTCCGAAGTGGCGATGGGGATTGGCTGCCTGGTCTACGATATCCGGGAGCTGGCGCCCGGTCCGGCCGGCAAGCCCCCCGAAATCATGGTGGTTGCTCCACCGCCGATGCTGGACGATATCAAGGAATGGGAACCCATATTTTTCGGCGCCCAGGAGAAATCCCGGCGTCTCGCCCTCGAATTCGAAATCATTGCCGATTCGCTCGAAGTACATTTTTTTGACGCCGCCACCGTCGCGGCTTGCGATCCGCGCGATGGCTTTCACATCAATCGGGAAGCGCATGAAGCCTTGGGAACGGCGCTCGCCAGGGAAGTCGAGGCGATCGGTTGGAGATGA
- a CDS encoding ABC transporter substrate-binding protein, whose amino-acid sequence MASTAGPLWADEVKFMDGITPKAGDNPQTEAGKYKKDCGWVIGMSDFGVNANTWTVQVAHESEAAAAANKCIKKFILLDAGFDQKKQVADIEDLIAQKVDAIIVQPVTSTSANASMKKAIAAGIPVIVHTGRVETEDYTTEIQGGAEHFGKVMGDWLVKTVGDNGKIWVLRGLAGHPEDTNRYNGLLESLKGTNVKIVAEEHGDWQYDKGKSVCETLYLNSPDVDGIWSSGADMTRACVDVFKQFGAKIPPISGEGNNGFFGQWIHDGFQSISAEYSPAQGAEGVHAAVALLEGKQLYKHYDYNPPGWDLEKVKKYYRDDLSANVWWPSQLSEDDLKKYYTKN is encoded by the coding sequence ATGGCGTCGACCGCGGGCCCGCTATGGGCGGATGAAGTCAAGTTTATGGACGGCATCACGCCGAAGGCTGGCGACAATCCGCAGACGGAAGCCGGGAAGTACAAGAAGGACTGCGGCTGGGTTATCGGCATGAGCGATTTTGGCGTCAACGCCAACACTTGGACCGTTCAGGTTGCTCACGAATCGGAAGCGGCGGCCGCAGCCAACAAGTGCATCAAGAAGTTCATCCTGCTCGACGCCGGCTTTGACCAGAAGAAGCAGGTTGCCGACATCGAAGACCTGATCGCCCAGAAGGTCGACGCGATCATCGTGCAGCCGGTCACCTCCACCTCCGCAAACGCCTCCATGAAGAAGGCGATTGCCGCCGGCATCCCGGTCATCGTTCATACCGGTCGCGTCGAAACAGAAGACTACACGACCGAGATCCAGGGCGGCGCCGAGCACTTCGGCAAGGTCATGGGCGACTGGCTCGTCAAGACCGTCGGCGATAACGGCAAGATCTGGGTTCTGCGCGGTCTCGCCGGTCATCCGGAAGACACCAACCGCTATAATGGCCTTCTGGAATCCCTCAAGGGCACGAACGTGAAGATCGTCGCCGAAGAGCACGGTGACTGGCAGTACGACAAGGGCAAGAGCGTTTGCGAAACGCTTTACCTGAACAGCCCCGATGTCGATGGCATCTGGTCGTCGGGTGCCGACATGACGCGCGCCTGCGTCGACGTCTTCAAGCAGTTCGGCGCCAAGATCCCGCCGATCTCCGGAGAAGGCAACAACGGCTTCTTCGGCCAGTGGATCCATGACGGCTTCCAGTCGATCTCGGCTGAATATTCGCCGGCCCAGGGCGCCGAAGGCGTGCATGCCGCTGTCGCACTGCTGGAGGGCAAGCAGCTCTACAAGCACTACGACTACAATCCTCCGGGCTGGGACCTGGAGAAGGTCAAGAAGTATTACCGCGACGATCTCTCGGCGAACGTCTGGTGGCCTTCCCAGCTCTCCGAGGACGACCTGAAGAAGTATTATACCAAGAACTAA
- a CDS encoding ABC transporter permease, with protein sequence MTKTLTRLFKGNQSRQGLWIVPLLITIVLSIALIIQTDQFLNRENLFNLVAQAMPLVITAVGQLFVILVGGLDLSVGSLISFTTAILALDAPGYITIPAVFLLAALLGLTNGIVITRLNVHPIIATLAMQYIVLGAARILRPVSGGTIPDVVISSVSGSFLGIPMPIFWGICVALVAWKLLYGSRFGLHLFAIGGGIASGVEDATRNFGVADKRNVILAYVACSCFAALAGVFLAGRIVSGDPNVGLLFELDAITAVAIGGTQLSGGVGSLQGTIIGALVLALLSNGMNLVNVSPFIQTAIKGGILLLVVGFQTRKKMGL encoded by the coding sequence ATGACCAAGACCCTCACAAGACTATTCAAGGGAAATCAGAGCCGCCAAGGTCTCTGGATCGTTCCCCTGCTGATCACGATCGTTCTCAGCATCGCTCTGATCATTCAGACGGACCAGTTCCTGAACCGGGAAAATCTGTTCAACCTGGTCGCGCAGGCAATGCCGCTCGTCATCACCGCGGTCGGTCAGCTGTTCGTCATCCTCGTCGGCGGCCTCGACCTGTCCGTCGGCTCGCTGATCAGCTTCACGACGGCCATCCTCGCGCTGGACGCTCCGGGCTACATCACGATCCCGGCAGTCTTCCTGCTGGCGGCCCTGCTCGGCCTGACCAACGGCATCGTGATCACTCGTCTCAACGTCCATCCGATCATCGCGACACTGGCGATGCAGTACATCGTCCTCGGCGCTGCGCGCATCTTGCGTCCGGTCTCCGGCGGGACCATTCCGGATGTCGTCATCAGCTCGGTCTCGGGGTCGTTCCTCGGCATCCCCATGCCGATATTCTGGGGCATTTGTGTCGCCCTGGTCGCCTGGAAACTGCTCTACGGCTCGCGGTTCGGCCTGCATCTCTTCGCGATCGGCGGCGGTATTGCCAGCGGCGTCGAAGACGCGACGCGCAACTTCGGTGTTGCCGACAAGCGCAACGTCATCCTCGCCTATGTTGCCTGCTCGTGCTTCGCAGCCCTTGCTGGCGTGTTCCTGGCCGGCCGCATCGTTTCCGGCGATCCAAATGTCGGGCTTCTCTTCGAACTCGACGCGATCACCGCCGTCGCCATTGGCGGCACGCAACTCTCCGGCGGCGTCGGCAGCCTGCAGGGAACGATTATCGGAGCCCTGGTACTGGCGCTCCTCTCCAACGGCATGAACCTGGTCAACGTTTCGCCGTTCATTCAGACGGCGATCAAGGGCGGCATCCTGCTCCTTGTCGTCGGTTTCCAGACACGCAAGAAGATGGGGCTCTAA
- a CDS encoding SGNH/GDSL hydrolase family protein, whose amino-acid sequence MAESRSILCFGDSLTWGWIPVPESSPTLRYPFEQRWTGAMAAALGDGYTIIEEGLSARTTSVEDPNDPRLNGSAYLPMALASHLPLDLVIILLGTNDTKSYFRRTPYEIANGMGKLAGQVLTSAGGIGTPYPAPKLLIVSPPPLAPMPDPWFEGMFGGGYEKSVELSKQYKALANFLKVDFLDAGEFVKTDGCDGIHFSADTNITLGQAIAEKVKAIFSQEAKKAVA is encoded by the coding sequence ATGGCAGAAAGCCGCTCGATATTGTGTTTTGGGGACTCACTGACATGGGGATGGATTCCGGTACCCGAGTCGTCGCCGACACTCAGATACCCCTTTGAACAACGCTGGACCGGCGCAATGGCCGCAGCACTCGGTGACGGCTATACGATCATCGAGGAAGGCTTAAGCGCCCGCACCACGAGCGTCGAGGATCCGAACGATCCCAGGCTGAACGGCAGCGCCTATCTGCCGATGGCGCTCGCCAGCCACCTGCCGCTCGATCTCGTCATCATCCTGCTCGGCACCAACGACACCAAGTCGTATTTCCGCCGCACGCCTTACGAGATCGCCAACGGCATGGGCAAGCTTGCGGGACAGGTTCTGACTTCGGCCGGCGGCATCGGCACGCCCTATCCTGCCCCGAAGCTTCTGATCGTCTCGCCGCCGCCGCTCGCTCCCATGCCTGACCCATGGTTCGAAGGCATGTTCGGCGGTGGCTACGAAAAGTCCGTCGAACTTTCAAAGCAGTACAAGGCGCTCGCCAACTTCCTGAAGGTCGACTTTCTCGACGCCGGCGAGTTCGTCAAGACCGATGGCTGCGATGGCATCCATTTCTCGGCTGACACGAATATCACGCTCGGCCAGGCAATCGCAGAAAAGGTCAAGGCGATTTTCTCTCAAGAGGCGAAGAAAGCTGTGGCCTAG
- a CDS encoding ROK family transcriptional regulator, with translation MPDMRFAPPNPLRIADRATGLNAVSVRSYNERLLLSLLLQNSEITRLEIGERTGLSAQTISVLVRSLEQEGLVAKGEAQKGRVGPPTVPVALNPEGAFSIGISVGLKRTDVVLIDFAGAVRYHMQLPNPQPERDSNQTMFIETIRQAVNIVPKNAQKRLAGIGLALPSSASEGREEKAYFDSLQKEVEELTGYSVFVQNDITAAASGESMFGVAKPFSDYLYFYIGANLHSRLVLNHQIHHGNSVVSFDVGVASLESVLTAVGAPTDHLWQPLAPWPENSLVLEWEGKLAEKMQGIVKSLAQFVELEAVIVSSFVPNVVYRNICVSLQKLVPEVTVMPSGILNTPKAVGAASLPFISRFMVES, from the coding sequence ATGCCTGATATGCGTTTTGCACCACCCAATCCCTTGCGTATTGCCGATCGGGCAACCGGCCTGAATGCGGTCAGCGTGCGCAGTTACAATGAGCGCCTGCTGCTGTCGCTGTTGCTTCAGAACAGCGAGATCACCCGATTGGAGATCGGCGAACGGACGGGCCTTTCAGCCCAGACTATTTCGGTGCTGGTCAGGTCGCTGGAGCAGGAAGGACTGGTTGCGAAGGGGGAAGCCCAGAAGGGACGGGTCGGGCCTCCGACCGTTCCGGTTGCCCTCAATCCGGAAGGGGCCTTTTCGATCGGCATCAGTGTCGGCCTGAAGCGTACCGACGTCGTTCTGATCGATTTTGCCGGCGCCGTTCGCTATCATATGCAATTGCCTAATCCGCAGCCCGAACGCGACAGCAACCAGACAATGTTCATCGAGACCATTCGTCAGGCGGTGAACATCGTCCCCAAGAATGCTCAAAAGCGTCTAGCCGGCATTGGCCTTGCGCTTCCGTCGAGCGCTTCGGAGGGGCGTGAGGAAAAGGCCTACTTCGACTCGCTCCAGAAGGAAGTCGAGGAGCTTACCGGCTACTCGGTGTTCGTGCAGAACGACATTACGGCTGCGGCCAGCGGCGAAAGCATGTTCGGTGTCGCCAAGCCGTTTTCCGATTATCTCTACTTTTATATCGGCGCGAACCTCCACAGCCGCCTGGTCTTGAACCACCAGATCCACCACGGCAATTCGGTGGTCAGTTTCGATGTCGGCGTGGCATCTTTGGAATCCGTATTGACCGCCGTGGGCGCGCCAACGGATCACCTGTGGCAGCCGCTCGCACCATGGCCGGAGAACAGTCTGGTTCTCGAATGGGAAGGCAAACTGGCGGAAAAGATGCAGGGCATCGTCAAGTCGCTCGCGCAATTTGTCGAGCTCGAAGCGGTGATCGTTTCTTCATTCGTGCCGAATGTCGTCTATCGGAACATCTGCGTCTCGCTGCAAAAGCTGGTTCCCGAAGTGACCGTGATGCCGAGCGGCATATTGAACACGCCGAAGGCCGTCGGTGCTGCAAGCCTGCCATTCATCTCCCGTTTCATGGTGGAAAGTTGA
- the glpK gene encoding glycerol kinase GlpK, whose protein sequence is MTGYVLAIDQGTTSSRAIVYGPDAQPIAIDQKEISQSFPKSGWVEHDATEIWDSVVETSRTALARAGIEARDVAAIGITNQRETCLIWERSTGKPIHPAIVWQDRRTFGACEVLRADGFGPLIQEKTGLLLDPYFSATKIAWILDNVDGARRAAENGQLLCGTIDTYLTWMLTGGAVHATDATNASRTSLFDIRQNRWDDELLGAFRVPRALLPEVKDCADDFGQTVAAHFGAQIPIRALAGDQQAALLGQACLKPGMLKSTYGTGCFVVLNTGDQIVRSSNRLLSTIGYRLNGKTTYALEGSIFMAGAAVQWLRDSLKLIKAADETGRLAHLADEQEDVYLVPAFTGLGAPHWNSQARGAIFGLTRGTGIAELSRATLESVCYQTRDLLEAMASDYPMDVRGATLRVDGGLSGSDWAMQALADCLGSVIERSQSQEATAYGVAALAGAQAGVWPDLQTFAANWKAKRSFTPNLNTDERARRYRKWRAAVASTLSYAATA, encoded by the coding sequence ATGACCGGCTATGTTCTGGCGATCGACCAGGGGACGACGTCCTCCCGAGCCATCGTTTACGGCCCCGATGCCCAGCCGATCGCGATCGATCAAAAAGAGATATCACAGTCGTTTCCGAAGTCGGGTTGGGTCGAGCACGACGCCACCGAAATCTGGGATTCTGTTGTTGAGACCTCCCGTACCGCTCTCGCGCGAGCCGGCATCGAGGCGCGCGACGTTGCGGCGATCGGCATCACCAATCAGCGCGAAACCTGCCTCATCTGGGAGCGGTCGACGGGCAAGCCGATCCATCCGGCGATCGTCTGGCAGGATCGCCGCACCTTCGGCGCATGCGAGGTCCTTCGCGCAGACGGGTTTGGCCCGCTGATACAGGAAAAGACCGGCCTTCTGCTCGATCCCTATTTCTCCGCCACCAAGATCGCCTGGATCCTCGACAATGTCGACGGCGCGCGGCGTGCGGCCGAGAATGGCCAGCTGCTGTGCGGCACGATCGACACTTATCTCACCTGGATGCTCACCGGCGGCGCCGTGCACGCGACGGACGCCACCAACGCGTCGCGCACCTCGCTGTTCGATATTCGTCAGAATCGCTGGGACGACGAATTGCTGGGCGCCTTCAGAGTCCCGCGGGCTCTCTTGCCCGAGGTCAAGGATTGTGCCGACGATTTCGGCCAGACGGTTGCCGCCCATTTCGGCGCTCAAATTCCAATCCGGGCGCTCGCGGGCGACCAGCAGGCGGCTCTGCTTGGTCAGGCCTGCCTGAAGCCCGGAATGCTCAAATCGACCTATGGCACGGGCTGCTTCGTGGTCCTGAACACCGGCGATCAGATCGTCAGATCGTCCAATCGTCTGCTGTCGACCATTGGCTATCGCCTCAATGGCAAAACGACTTATGCACTTGAGGGTTCGATCTTCATGGCGGGTGCCGCGGTTCAATGGCTGCGCGACTCCCTGAAGCTCATCAAGGCGGCCGACGAGACGGGCCGTCTCGCGCATCTGGCCGACGAACAGGAAGACGTTTACCTGGTGCCGGCATTCACCGGGCTCGGCGCGCCGCACTGGAATTCGCAAGCCCGTGGCGCGATTTTCGGCCTAACGAGAGGCACGGGGATCGCCGAGCTTTCGCGGGCGACGCTGGAATCCGTCTGCTACCAGACGCGCGATCTCCTCGAGGCGATGGCCTCCGATTACCCGATGGACGTCAGGGGTGCGACCCTGCGCGTCGATGGCGGCCTGTCGGGCAGCGATTGGGCCATGCAGGCGCTGGCCGATTGCCTCGGAAGCGTCATCGAGCGGTCGCAAAGCCAGGAAGCGACAGCTTACGGAGTTGCGGCACTCGCCGGCGCGCAAGCGGGCGTCTGGCCCGATCTTCAGACCTTTGCCGCGAACTGGAAGGCAAAGCGCAGCTTCACCCCCAACCTCAACACTGACGAGCGGGCGCGACGCTATCGGAAATGGCGCGCCGCCGTTGCAAGCACGCTTTCCTATGCGGCAACGGCGTGA